From Helicobacter ganmani, one genomic window encodes:
- the selD gene encoding selenide, water dikinase SelD gives MQTSKEEIKITQFVKVAGUAGKVGLDDLSQIASSLSNEENANVLVDFRGNEDAGVYQLTPDLALVQTADFITPVVNDPFVYGQIAAANALSDVYAMGGVVKCALNLMMWDSCRIPQDYAQGILEGGLSKIKEAGGVLIGGHTVSDNEQKYGLSVSGIIHPKKIWRNNGAQVGDVLILTKPIGMGVLTTALKANMLDSKVADRIAQIMATLNRRACEIASVFTIHACTDITGFGLLGHLNEMLNPKINIRLESEAIPLVEEAIEFAKMGIIPGGSCGNERAIQHLCEFNLSKDSKFKDLEILLFDAQTSGGLVFALPQKEANALLERLKNEGIESAQIIGHTESFLKDSTTKARIFVE, from the coding sequence ATGCAAACAAGCAAAGAAGAAATTAAAATCACACAATTTGTTAAAGTTGCCGGTTGAGCAGGTAAAGTAGGTCTGGACGACCTCTCACAAATTGCTAGCTCCTTAAGCAACGAAGAAAATGCAAATGTTTTGGTAGATTTTAGAGGCAACGAAGACGCTGGGGTTTATCAGCTCACGCCTGATTTAGCCCTTGTGCAGACAGCAGATTTTATCACGCCTGTGGTGAATGACCCTTTTGTCTATGGGCAGATTGCCGCGGCAAATGCGCTAAGTGATGTGTATGCAATGGGTGGAGTCGTGAAATGTGCCCTAAACCTTATGATGTGGGATTCTTGTCGGATTCCGCAAGATTATGCGCAAGGTATTTTAGAGGGCGGATTATCCAAAATCAAAGAAGCCGGAGGTGTGCTTATTGGTGGGCATACGGTGTCGGATAATGAGCAAAAATACGGCTTGAGTGTGAGTGGAATCATTCACCCAAAAAAAATTTGGCGTAACAATGGCGCACAAGTTGGCGATGTTTTGATTCTCACAAAGCCTATCGGTATGGGTGTGCTTACAACTGCATTAAAGGCAAATATGCTAGATTCTAAAGTCGCAGACAGAATTGCGCAGATTATGGCGACACTCAATCGTCGCGCTTGTGAGATTGCAAGTGTATTTACTATTCACGCTTGCACAGATATTACAGGATTTGGGCTTTTGGGGCATTTGAACGAAATGCTGAATCCTAAAATTAACATTCGTTTAGAATCTGAAGCAATTCCTTTGGTAGAGGAAGCAATTGAGTTTGCAAAAATGGGAATTATTCCGGGCGGAAGTTGTGGCAATGAACGCGCGATTCAGCATTTATGCGAATTTAATCTCTCAAAGGATTCTAAGTTTAAAGACTTAGAAATCTTGCTATTTGACGCACAAACTTCGGGCGGATTGGTATTTGCCCTACCGCAAAAAGAAGCAAATGCACTGCTTGAGCGATTGAAAAATGAGGGGATAGAATCTGCCCAAATCATCGGACACACTGAATCTTTTTTGAAAGATTCCACTACAAAGGCAAGGATTTTTGTAGAATAG
- a CDS encoding sulfite exporter TauE/SafE family protein, with amino-acid sequence MEWLVLDFSFILTLFIIGIFTGILAGFFGIGGGAIIVPLMILLGNDIKIAIGISIMQMIFSSIYGSYINYRQNNLEFKDSLYVGLGGLIGAAFSGVVVDRIPSNILEGIFTLFILYSLVKFFKANAYGGESRLGNGISAKLFLISCGCVVGVFAISLGIGGGMMLSPLLAYYLGYSSKKIIPLSLFFIIFSSVSGFTSLAMHGYADYKQGIIVGIASLIGVRIGIWLLSIIDAKKHKYALLMMYCLVLSIMLKKMFWS; translated from the coding sequence ATGGAATGGTTAGTCCTAGACTTTTCATTTATTCTTACACTTTTTATCATTGGAATTTTTACAGGAATTCTAGCGGGATTCTTTGGAATTGGTGGCGGAGCAATTATTGTGCCCTTGATGATTTTACTAGGAAATGACATAAAAATTGCGATTGGAATCTCTATTATGCAGATGATTTTTTCCTCCATTTATGGCTCTTACATCAATTACCGCCAAAATAATTTAGAGTTCAAAGATAGTCTTTATGTGGGGCTTGGAGGACTAATCGGCGCAGCATTTAGTGGCGTAGTTGTGGATAGGATTCCATCTAATATTTTAGAGGGAATTTTCACGCTGTTTATTCTCTATTCATTGGTGAAATTTTTTAAAGCAAATGCTTATGGCGGAGAAAGCCGTTTAGGCAATGGAATCAGCGCAAAACTATTTCTCATCAGCTGCGGCTGTGTCGTAGGCGTCTTTGCAATTTCACTTGGAATCGGTGGAGGAATGATGTTGTCTCCACTTCTTGCCTATTATTTGGGATATAGTAGCAAAAAAATCATTCCGCTTTCGCTTTTCTTTATTATTTTTTCCTCTGTTTCGGGATTTACTTCCCTAGCAATGCACGGCTATGCGGACTATAAACAAGGCATTATCGTGGGAATCGCCTCGCTCATTGGCGTGCGCATTGGGATTTGGCTACTTAGTATCATAGACGCCAAAAAACACAAATACGCACTACTTATGATGTATTGCCTCGTGCTTAGCATTATGCTTAAAAAAATGTTTTGGAGTTAA